A single genomic interval of Croceibacter atlanticus HTCC2559 harbors:
- a CDS encoding DUF4159 domain-containing protein — MKCLKLTLIALLTLGFCNAQDIATLKYGGGGDWYGNPTGLPNLIAFCNAQINTSISEKPNVVDTGSIDIFQYPFLHMTGHGNVFFSEEDADNLRSYLISGGFLHIDDNYGMNEFIRKELVKVFPNKELQELPANHPIFSIAYPFPNGLPKIHEHDGLRPQAFGIYHEDRLVLLFTFESDLGDGWENPEIHNDPESVRLKALQMGANIIKYAFEH; from the coding sequence ATGAAATGCCTAAAACTTACACTTATTGCCCTACTCACACTTGGGTTTTGTAATGCACAAGACATTGCTACCCTAAAATATGGTGGCGGTGGAGATTGGTACGGAAACCCAACAGGATTGCCTAATCTCATTGCGTTTTGCAATGCACAGATAAACACATCTATCTCCGAAAAACCCAATGTGGTAGATACTGGCAGTATTGATATTTTTCAATACCCTTTTCTTCATATGACAGGACATGGTAATGTTTTCTTTTCTGAAGAAGATGCAGACAACTTAAGAAGCTATCTTATAAGTGGAGGCTTCCTGCATATAGACGATAATTACGGTATGAACGAGTTTATACGTAAAGAGTTGGTAAAGGTATTTCCAAATAAGGAGTTGCAAGAGTTACCAGCAAATCATCCTATTTTTTCAATAGCATATCCATTTCCTAATGGCTTGCCAAAAATTCACGAACATGATGGCTTAAGGCCGCAAGCGTTTGGAATATATCACGAAGACAGATTGGTACTTTTATTTACGTTTGAAAGTGATCTTGGCGATGGTTGGGAAAATCCTGAAATACATAACGACCCAGAGTCTGTTAGGCTTAAAGCATTACAAATGGGCGCCAATATTATTAAATACGCTTTTGAACATTGA